The genomic region AACCACAGCGAGCTGGAGTCGCTCCGCACCGCGAACATGAGCGAGCAGGAGAAGGCCATCGCCGAGGCGGAGAAGGCAGGCCGCACGGCCGCCGCATCCGAGTACGGCCAGAAGCTCGCCGCCGCAGAGTTCCGCGCGGCCGTCGCCGCCGCAGGCATCGACCTCGGCGAAGCGGCCGAGTACATCGACATCTCGCGGTTCGTCGGCGACGACGGCGAGGTCAACGTGGCCGCCATCAAGAGCGCGGTGACGAAGTTCTCCAAGCTCGCCCCCGCCAAGGGCCCCGGCCGCTCCGGCGGCGACCTCGGCGGCGGCTCCGGCCACCAGGCGCCCACCCTCGACCAGCAGACTGCCCAGGCCAAGGCCGACGGCAACTGGCGGCTCGCCATGCAGCTGGAGAACTCCAAGCTGCCCGGCCTCGCCGCGACACAGCAGCAGTAGACACGGGCCCGGCCATCGCCGCGCCCCGACACCCGTGAAGGAGAGTGGCCATGGCCGGCATCACCGGACTCGGCACCACCTACAACCTGCCCAACTACACGGGCATCCTCCACAGCCTCACCCCGGCCGACACGCCGTTCTTCTCCGCGATCGGCGGCCTGACCGGCGGTGGGCAGACGGACTCGATCGAGTTCGAGTGGCAGACGTACGACCTGCGCGCAGCGGCGCAGAACGCGAAGCTGGAGGGCGCGGACGCGCCGACCGGTCAGGAGCGCGTGCGGGCGAACGTCTCCAACATCGTGCAGATCCACCACGAGACGGTGGAGGTCAGCTACACCAAGCTGGCCGCGACCCAGGCGAAGGCCGGCATCAACAACGCCGAACGGAACCCGGTCACCAACGAGCTCGACTGGCAGGTTGAGCAGATGCTGAAGCAGATGGTCCGCGACATCGAGTTCAGCTTCCTGCGCGGCACATACAACAAGCCGGCGGACAACACCGTTGCCCGGCAGACCCGTGGCCTGCTGGAGGCCATCGTCACGAACGTGGTCGCTGGTGGGGCTGCCACGCTGACGGAGGACATGGTCCTGGACCTGCTCGAGTCGGTGTGGGACAACGGCGGCATCCAGGAGTCGGAGACCGCGACGCTGCTGTGCGGCAGCGTCCACCCACCGGCCTGATCGACGCCGTCACCGCCTTCACCTGGGCCAACGGCGACTTCATCCGTGTCACCGCCAAGTACGAGGCCGCCTGACCATCCTTCACCCCGAGCCCCAAGCCCCGAGCCGCCCGGCTGGGGCCTTTCTCATGTCTGGAGGCCCCATGGCCATACCCCTGTCCGCTTCGAGGCTGGTGGAGATCCTCCGCGCGGAGGGTCTGACGGTCCACGAGGTCCGCTGGTGGCGCACCCACAACCGCAACAGCAAGGGGCCCTGGGGCCCGGTTAACGGCGTGATGATCCACCACACCGTCACCTCCGGCACCGCGGCCTCGGTCGACATCTGCTACGACGGCTACAGCGGCCTGCCCGGGCCGCTGTGCCACGGCGTCATCGATATGCAGGGCCACGTGCACCTCGTCGGCAACGGCCGCGCCAACCACGCCGGGAGCGGCGACGGCGACGTCCTGGCCGCCGTCGTCGACGAGCGCTCCCTGCCCGCCGACAACGAGACGGACACCGACGGCAACCGCCACTTCTACGGCTTCGAATGCATCAACCTCGGCAACGGCCGCGACCCGTGGCCCGCCGAGCAGCTGCTCGCCATCGAGAAGGTCTCGGCAGCGATCTGCCGGTACCACGGCTGGAACGAGCGCAGCGTCATCGGGCATCTGGAGTGGCAGCCCGGCAAGGTCGACCCGCGCGGCTTCACCATGACGTCGATGCGCAGCCGCATCCGCGCGCGCCTCGGCAAGAAGCCCACCCCGGGCGGCAGCTCCGGCTCGGCCGGCGTGACGTACACCGTGCGCAAGGGCGACACCCTCTGGTCGATCGCCCGCGCGCACGTCGTGACGGTCCCGGCCATCGTCGACGCCAACGACCTCGACGACCCGTCCAGCATCAGCGTCGGGCAGAAGCTCAAGATCCCGGGCGGGACGACCACCACGTACAGGGTGACCCGTGGGGACACCCTGTGGTCGATTGCCGCCAGCCGCCTCGGTGACGGCTCCCGCTGGCGCGAGATCGCCACCCTCAACCGGCTCAAGGACGCCGACGACCTGAGCATCGGCCAGACGCTCAAGCTCCCCAAGAAGTGAGGAACACGCCATGGCTGCACCCGTAGATAAGAAGGTCAGCGCGGCCACCGCCGCCGCATACGTCGGCAGCACGGGCCTGCTCGCCTCGCTGGAGGCCGTCCAGGACCACGCGGAACTGGTCGGGTGGATGCCCCCCGCGCTGGCCCCGTTTCGTCCTCGCCCTGGTCCCGGCCGCCATCACGTTCGTGTCCGGCTGGGCCGCCAAGCACAGCCCGCGCGGGGTGATCGAGTGACGGTGCCCGAGGCGTCCGTCGCGGTCGAGCTGGAGCGGCTCCGCGGCACGGTCTCCACCGGCTTCGCCGAGGTGAAGGGCTTCCTGTCCGTGCTGGTCGAGCGCTCCACCCGCAACGAACAGGACCTCAAGCAGCTACGCGAGGACACTGACAAGGCCATCGTGGCACTCACCACCACCCAGGTCGAGGCGCTCAAGACGAGACGCTGGCCGCTCCAGACCGCCAGCGTGCTCGTTGGCGTCGGCGCCCTGGTCGTCGCCATCATCGCCCTCTTCCTCCGCTGAAACGGTTGCCCCCTCTCGCCTTCGGGCGGGAGGGGGCGTTTCTGCGTGTCTGGATACGCTGCTTCCATGATCCGCGCAGTGATCTTCGACGTCGGTGAAACCATCACCCGTGATGACCGGTACTGGGCATCCTGGGCCGACTGGCTCGACGTCCCCCGGCACACCCTGTCCGCCCTCGTCGGTGCCGTCGTCGCCCAGGGACTCGACAACGCAGAAGCCCTCCGACTTATCCGGCCCGGCATCGACGTGGCTGCCGAGTACGCCGCACGTGAAGCGGCCGGACGCGGCGAGCACATCGAGGAGACGGACCTGTACGACGACGTCAGGCCCGCGCTCGCCGCACTGCGCGACCTCGGGGTCCGGGTTGTCATTGCGGGCAACCAGACCACCCTCGCGGGTGAACTCCTGCGGGCCCTGAGTCTTCCGGCCGACCTGGTGGTGACCTCCGGCGACTGGGGCGTGGCCAAGCCCTCCGCGGAGTTCTTCCAGCGGGTGATCGACGTCGCCGAGGCGGCGCCCGTCGACACGGTGTACGTCGGCGACCACCCCGCCAACGACGTGATGCCCGCGGCAGCGGCCGGACTACGTACCGCGCACATTCGGCGCGGCCCATGGGGGCACCTGTGGGCCGACGACCCGAACGTCATGGCGACCGCCGACTGGCGCATCGACAGCCTCATGGACCTGGCCGCGATCGTGAGCCAATAGGTTGCCCCGCCCAGTCGCCACCGGGCGGGGCAAGCCGGTACCCGCGGCGTGACGCCGCAGCTACCTTCGGAGTGGACGCACCGAACGGAGCCAGTATGCCCAGCGCCAGCATGCGTGAGGTAGGCCAACGCATCGCCACCATCCGCCGCGCCCGCCGGATGACACAGGCCGAACTCGCCCGAGCCGCCTTCGTCTCCCTAGCCACCGTGAAGGCCATCGAGCGCGGCGCCCGCGCCCCGAGCGACGACACACTCGACTCGCTCTCAGGAGCCCTCAGCGTCGACCCCAGCCACATAGTCACAGGCAGCACCCGCACAGACAGCCGCGTCCACGCCGCCATCCCTGCCATCTCTGCGGCGATCGCCGCCTACGACATCCCCACCGACGCGGAGCTTTGCTCACTGCACGAACTCGCCCAGGCGGCCGACACCCTGGTGCAGTGGCGGCTTGGCGCCCAGTACGCCCGCATCGCCGAGCGCGCACCGAAACTCCTCGCCGACACCCTCACGGCGCTGCACCACACCTCGGGCGCCGACCGGCTTCGCGCCGCCCACCTGCTCGCGGTGGCCGCGCGGTCCGCTGACGCCGTCGCCTACAAGTACGGCCACCGCGACCTATCCGCCCGCCTCGTCGAGCTGATGCGGTGGGCCGCCGATCAGACGGACGACCGCATCGCCCAGGCCACAGCCGCCTACGTTCGCACCGAGACGTTCTTCGCCGCCCGCGCCCACACGCAAGGTCTCGCCGCGCTTGAGCGGGCCATTGACGCCAGCCCCAGCCCACTCGGCCGGGCCGCAACCGCCGCACGTGGGGCACTGCACATGCGGGCCGCCGTCATCGCCGGACGCGCCGGCGACGCCGACGCCGCAGCCCTGCACCTCGCCGACGCTCGCCGCCTGGGCGACACGCTCACCGAAGGCGCCTACAACGGCACTGCGTTCGGCCCGGACTCGGTGCGTGCCCACGAGGTGTCCGTGGCGATCAGCCTGGGCCGAGACCATGTTCAGCGCGCCCTCAACGTGGCGGAGGAGTGGACGCCCCCAGAGTCCCTGCCGGCCGAGCGGCAGTCCGGGTTCTGGATCGAGCTGGCCCGCGCCCAGGTCTGGGCCGCGAGCCCTGACGACGCCTTCGAGTCACTGAAGGTCGCTCGGCACATCGCGCCGCAGCACACCCGCGAGCACCCGTGGGCCCGCGAGGCCGCCGCGACGGTCCGCCGCCTGAAGAGAGCAGACGCCGAGTCACTGACTAGCTTCGCCGACTGGATCGGCGCCATCTGAGGGGATACACGCTGTATCCCTTGCACCCCTTGTAACGGACCATTATCTGTCCGTAGCCACGCAACGGACAGATGGGAGCCGTGGTGAGCACCCGCACCGAGCCGCTAGTCACGGTCCAAGGGCACGTGAGCATCGCCCGTCTGCACGGCCGGGCTTGCTGGTACTGCGGCGCCGTCAGCCGCGCCCTGTGCCCTGCAGGCCGCGCCCGGCGAGAGGCCGGCCGACTGTGGAACATCGTGTCCTGCGGATGCCACAAGGC from Streptomyces chartreusis NRRL 3882 harbors:
- a CDS encoding SU10 major capsid protein; this encodes MAGITGLGTTYNLPNYTGILHSLTPADTPFFSAIGGLTGGGQTDSIEFEWQTYDLRAAAQNAKLEGADAPTGQERVRANVSNIVQIHHETVEVSYTKLAATQAKAGINNAERNPVTNELDWQVEQMLKQMVRDIEFSFLRGTYNKPADNTVARQTRGLLEAIVTNVVAGGAATLTEDMVLDLLESVWDNGGIQESETATLLCGSVHPPA
- a CDS encoding LysM peptidoglycan-binding domain-containing protein, producing MAIPLSASRLVEILRAEGLTVHEVRWWRTHNRNSKGPWGPVNGVMIHHTVTSGTAASVDICYDGYSGLPGPLCHGVIDMQGHVHLVGNGRANHAGSGDGDVLAAVVDERSLPADNETDTDGNRHFYGFECINLGNGRDPWPAEQLLAIEKVSAAICRYHGWNERSVIGHLEWQPGKVDPRGFTMTSMRSRIRARLGKKPTPGGSSGSAGVTYTVRKGDTLWSIARAHVVTVPAIVDANDLDDPSSISVGQKLKIPGGTTTTYRVTRGDTLWSIAASRLGDGSRWREIATLNRLKDADDLSIGQTLKLPKK
- a CDS encoding HAD family hydrolase; translation: MIRAVIFDVGETITRDDRYWASWADWLDVPRHTLSALVGAVVAQGLDNAEALRLIRPGIDVAAEYAAREAAGRGEHIEETDLYDDVRPALAALRDLGVRVVIAGNQTTLAGELLRALSLPADLVVTSGDWGVAKPSAEFFQRVIDVAEAAPVDTVYVGDHPANDVMPAAAAGLRTAHIRRGPWGHLWADDPNVMATADWRIDSLMDLAAIVSQ
- a CDS encoding helix-turn-helix domain-containing protein translates to MPSASMREVGQRIATIRRARRMTQAELARAAFVSLATVKAIERGARAPSDDTLDSLSGALSVDPSHIVTGSTRTDSRVHAAIPAISAAIAAYDIPTDAELCSLHELAQAADTLVQWRLGAQYARIAERAPKLLADTLTALHHTSGADRLRAAHLLAVAARSADAVAYKYGHRDLSARLVELMRWAADQTDDRIAQATAAYVRTETFFAARAHTQGLAALERAIDASPSPLGRAATAARGALHMRAAVIAGRAGDADAAALHLADARRLGDTLTEGAYNGTAFGPDSVRAHEVSVAISLGRDHVQRALNVAEEWTPPESLPAERQSGFWIELARAQVWAASPDDAFESLKVARHIAPQHTREHPWAREAAATVRRLKRADAESLTSFADWIGAI